In Aminiphilus circumscriptus DSM 16581, the sequence AATGATCCTGGGCATCAGATAGAACTGACACTTCGCTCTTCGCGCTCCTGTAGAGCGCGGCCATATTCGACGGAGGTGGATCGATCATGAGAAAGACAGTCGTCACGGACAAGGCCCCGGCAGCGGTGGGCGCCTACAGTCAGGGGACCTACGCGGGAGATTTCCTCTACCTGAGCGGGCAGATCGCGCTCGACCCGGCCACGGGCAAAATGGTGGGGGACGGCGATCCCGCCGCGGAAACGCACCAGGTCATGAAGAACATCCAGGGCGTTCTTTCCTCCCAGGGGCTTTCGTTCGACCACGTGGTGAAGGCCGTGATCTACGCGGCGAGCATGAAGGACTTCCCCGAGATCAACAAGGTCTATGCCTCCTATTTCTCCGGCAGCTTCCCCGCCCGCTGTTTCGTGGAGGTTTCCGGCATGGCCCTGAACGCGAAAGTGGAGATCGACATCGTTGCCTACAAAGGATGACATGAACGGAACGATGCTTTCGAGGGAGGCCCGGGAGCCCTTTCGCCGGATGTTGCGCAGGCACACCTTCGTTACCGTGGGGTGCACCGACCCCGTTGCGGTGGGACTTGCCGCCGCCGCTGCCTACCGTCTCACCGGCGGAAACGTGCGGCGCATCGTGGTGGAGATGGACCGCAACATCTATAAGGACGCCATCTCCGTGGGCATCCCTGGGACCATGGAAATCGGTCTTCCCCTGGCGGTGGCCCTGGCGATTCTCCGGGGCGATCCCGACGAGGGGCTGCGCCTTCTCCGGGGTGTCACCGCGGACGACGTGGTCCGGGCGAAGGAGTGCGTGCGGGCCTGGCCCATGGAATTCCGTGCCGCCGGAGAGGAGCCTCCCATCTATGTGAAGGCCCTCGTGGAGACGGATAGGGGCGTGGGGGAGGCGGTCATTCGGGGCGGACACGACCGTATCGTGGAGACGGTGACGAACGGCGTGCGCACCGTCCTCGCCCAGGAAACGGCGGAGGATGACGGCGATCCGGATCTCCTCGACGTGGTCAGCGGCTGCAGCATGGAGGATCTTCTCCTCGCAGTGGAGTCCTTCGACATGGAGGAACTGGATTTCCTCGCCGAGGGAGTGGGCATGAACCTCGCCGCGGCCAAAGCGGGGGAACGGGGTGGATGCGGTACCCCCTCGTCCCCGGTCGGATTGGGGCTGGGGGCGCAGTACGCGTTTCTCGCCCGGAAGAGCTTTCTCCGGGACGATCTCGTCAACCGGGTGAAGCGCAAAGTGGCCGCCGCCGCGGACGCCCGCATGGCAGGGTGCGACGTGCCCATTTTCGGCTGCTACGGCAGCGGCAATCACGGCATCACTCTCTTTCTCACCGTGGGGCTCGCGGCGCGCCATTACCAGGTATCCTGGGAGGCCACGAACCGGGCGCTCGCCCTCTCCCTGCTCATCGTGGGGGTCATCAAGAGCCGCACGGGCATACTCACGCCTCATTGCGGCTGTGCGGTGGCGGCGGGGACGGGTGCCGCGGGAGGAATCGCCTGGCTTCTGGGCGGGCGTGCCAGGGAGATCGAGAACGCGGTGCATCTCATGATGGGCAATCTCACGGGCATGCTCTGCGACGGCGCCAAGTACGGCTGTGCTCTCAAGATGGCTACCTCGGCGGGCGCCGCCGTGGAGAGCGCTGCCATGGCGGCCCTGGGCGGAGCGTTTCTGCCCGAGCGGAATGGCATTGTGGGACGGAATTTTCAGCATTCCATGGACAACCTGCGCAAGATCACCGACGTGGGCATGCGCGATGTGGATCGGTCGGTGCTGGAAATCCTTCTCGATGGAGAGCCCTCGGAAGGGACGCGCTGAGCTTTCCCCGAGGCGCGTCGGGAGGTTTTCCGCAAGGGCGGGTGTTGCCCCGCGCCGAACCCGCTTTTTCGGTGCGAGGGGCCCGGGGCTCTGGCAAAGGGACCGGAAGGAAAAAGGCCGGAGCACGGAAAGAAAAAAAGAGCGAGGACCTTGAGCGGAATTTCCGCTCAAGGTCCTCGCTCTTTACGTTTTGCTGCGGCTGTGGTGTCCGCCTTTGCGTTCGTGGGTCGTTTTCTCAGGAGCCGCAGAACATCAGAATGGTCTCCGCAAGAACTCCCGCCGTGGCGACCACGGAGTCGAACTCCACGAACTCCTCCGCGCCGTGCAGGCCGTATCCCGTGGGGCCGAAGATGACCGTGGGAATGCCCGCCTCCGCCAGAAGGGCCGAGTCGAGCCAGCCGCTCATGCCGGAAAAGTCCGGAATGCGCCCGAGCACATGGGAGCAGGCTCCCCGGAGCGCTTCCACGATGGGAAGGGAAGGGTCCACCTCGAGGGGTGGCCGGGAGAAGAGAATCTCCAGGTTGGCCCGGAAGTTGTTGTCCCGGGAACGGATCTCCCGCAGGATTGTCTGGAGTTCCCGCTCCACCAGAGCGCTGTTCTCGCCGGGAAGCGTCCGCCTTTCCAGCTCGATGCGGCAGAAATCCGGATAGGTGGAGAGCTCACGCCCTCCCCGAATGGTCGAGGCGTGCACCGACGGCGCGCCCAGAAGAGGATGCGTCCGTTCCTTGAGGCGTTCTTCCAGCGCTTCCAGTTCGGCGAGGAATTTTCCCGCCTTCACGATGGCGTCCACGCCCTCCAGGGGACGGCTGCCGTGGGCGGCGACTCCCGCCACGTCCACCCGTGCCCAGACGAACCCCTTGTGGGCCACGCAGACTCCGAGGTCCGTGGGCTCGCAGACGATGCCCGCATCGGCCCGGACTGTTCGGAGCAACACTTCCGTGCCGAGGCTCGCGTACTCCTCGTCGGCGACGAAGCCGAGGATCACGTCGCCTTTCGGCCGCAGTCCCGCGTCCACAAGGGCTTTGACCGCCGCCAGCTGGGCGGCCACGCCTCCCTTCATGTCCATGGTGCCCCGACCGTAGAGGCGCCCGTCCCGATAGTCTCCGAGAAAGGGCGGGATCGTCATGCCCTCGACGCCCACCGTGTCCGTGTGACCGTTCAGGAGGAGCGATCTGCCGCCTCCAGTACCGCGGAGGATGCCCACGGCGTTGTAGCGGGAGGGAGCGATCTCCGCGACCTCCACCTCCAGTCCCAGGGCGGCCATGCGTTCTCCGAGCCAGGCGGCGATATCCGCCTCGCCACGCCCTCCGGGGACCAGGGAGGGGTTTACCGAGTCGATGGCGACCATGGCACGCAACGTGTCGAAGAGGTTTCCCTTGTCGATGACAGGAGCGTTCGCGGACATCGGATCAAGTCCTTTCCTTCTCGGAATGTCTCCTGTGCAGTATAGCGAATCGGTGCCCGTTCGGCATGCGCTCCCGAGAAAGGCGGAATACTCCGATTAGAGAAAAGATTCTTGTTGCCGATGAAGCACACGTTTCCTTCGGTTTTTTGCGAGACCTTTTCATTTTTTCTCAAGAAAAAGCGCACGATCCATGAAATTTTGAAAAGTCAATCGCTGCTCAGGAGGCATGGTGCTGTCCTTTCAGCGTCGTTCCCGCCAGTCCCCGTATTCCATGTACACCCGGGTTCTGTCCGCCACGGTCTTTCCGCAGAGGCGTTCCACCAGGTACAACGACAG encodes:
- a CDS encoding Rid family detoxifying hydrolase; the protein is MRKTVVTDKAPAAVGAYSQGTYAGDFLYLSGQIALDPATGKMVGDGDPAAETHQVMKNIQGVLSSQGLSFDHVVKAVIYAASMKDFPEINKVYASYFSGSFPARCFVEVSGMALNAKVEIDIVAYKG
- a CDS encoding L-serine ammonia-lyase, iron-sulfur-dependent, subunit alpha, whose translation is MNGTMLSREAREPFRRMLRRHTFVTVGCTDPVAVGLAAAAAYRLTGGNVRRIVVEMDRNIYKDAISVGIPGTMEIGLPLAVALAILRGDPDEGLRLLRGVTADDVVRAKECVRAWPMEFRAAGEEPPIYVKALVETDRGVGEAVIRGGHDRIVETVTNGVRTVLAQETAEDDGDPDLLDVVSGCSMEDLLLAVESFDMEELDFLAEGVGMNLAAAKAGERGGCGTPSSPVGLGLGAQYAFLARKSFLRDDLVNRVKRKVAAAADARMAGCDVPIFGCYGSGNHGITLFLTVGLAARHYQVSWEATNRALALSLLIVGVIKSRTGILTPHCGCAVAAGTGAAGGIAWLLGGRAREIENAVHLMMGNLTGMLCDGAKYGCALKMATSAGAAVESAAMAALGGAFLPERNGIVGRNFQHSMDNLRKITDVGMRDVDRSVLEILLDGEPSEGTR
- a CDS encoding ArgE/DapE family deacylase — encoded protein: MSANAPVIDKGNLFDTLRAMVAIDSVNPSLVPGGRGEADIAAWLGERMAALGLEVEVAEIAPSRYNAVGILRGTGGGRSLLLNGHTDTVGVEGMTIPPFLGDYRDGRLYGRGTMDMKGGVAAQLAAVKALVDAGLRPKGDVILGFVADEEYASLGTEVLLRTVRADAGIVCEPTDLGVCVAHKGFVWARVDVAGVAAHGSRPLEGVDAIVKAGKFLAELEALEERLKERTHPLLGAPSVHASTIRGGRELSTYPDFCRIELERRTLPGENSALVERELQTILREIRSRDNNFRANLEILFSRPPLEVDPSLPIVEALRGACSHVLGRIPDFSGMSGWLDSALLAEAGIPTVIFGPTGYGLHGAEEFVEFDSVVATAGVLAETILMFCGS